The genome window CATATGACCCTCCTCGGGGCTCTGGGAGCTCTAAGGCTGGCTCTAAACCAAAGGCAATATAAAAGATATGCTGCCGTCATTGTACTAAGCGGCCCATTGAGCCGAGCCGGCTCTGCTTGGTGGAAACCCATACTGCGATTCTAACAGCCTATCCGGCGCTCAATAAGCAAAAGGTATCGACTACGAGATGCTGCTTGCTTTTGACCCGCGTACTTTCCCTCGTTGTTGGCCGTTCGGTTTTGCGGAAACTCATATTAAAGCTGATTGTTTGATTCCGGGGAGGTACGGAACCCCTCGAGCCAGCCTTTCCAGATGGGTTTTATACCCTGTGGCCCCTTTTTCAGGAGGCGAACCGCGAACACCCCCAGGCTATTCAGTAGCCAGTAGGTTTTGCCAAGGGGCCCAAAGGCATCGGAGCGCACCAGCCAGGCCCGGTTGCGGGCCTCGAGGTAAAACACCTCGTCCGAAGCGTTGATTGCCGAGCTATAGGGGTTGCGGGTTTTGTGCACCACCAGGCTGTCTCGCACGAGGTAGCCCACCCCCCGGCGCAGCAGGCGCCCGCTGTACTCGAGGTCGTCGTTGTACAAAAAATAGGCCGCCGTTGGAAGGGGATGGGTTTGGGCGGCTCGCAGATTGACCAGCATGGAGGCATACGTGCCAAAGCGAACTGGCATCAGACCTTGGGAATGTGCTTTGAGCATAAGAGCCGGCCTGCGGAGATCGGGCCAGGGTATGCCCATGGGATGAACGCGCCCGTCTACCCAGAGCAGGCGGCTCAGCACAAGGTTGGGCTCGGGGCCGATACCTCGAGCCCGCTCCAGGCCCTCCAACAGCTTCTGGAGGCTGTCGGGCCTTGGGTGGGCGTCGTCGTCGAGGAGCCAGACCCAGTCGAAATCCCTTCGGCGGGCCTCGGCCAGCCCAAAGTGGAAACCCCCGGCAGCCCCGGTATTGCGCTCGAGGCGCAGGTGTTCAACCTCACGCTCAGCCAGCAGGGCCGGGGTGCCGTCGGTAGAGGCGTTATCAACCACCAAAACATGATCGGGGGGGCGATCCTGCGCGGCCAGTAAGTCCAGGCACTCGGCCAGCAGGTGCTTGCGGTTGTGGGTGACGACCAGGGCCAGTACTTTTTCGTTCATAGTATCGCTTGGATTTCTGCGGCAATTTTAGGTATAGCTCCCTGCGGCCCATTGCGCTCAAACCCCTCTCGCCGTGCCTCCTCCCGGGCTTCAGGGTTCAGCAAAAACAGCCGAACTGCCTCCGCTATGGTTTCTGGTTTAGCCTCCACTAAGCGCATAGCCTTGCCCAGCAACCGGCTTTGCCGCAGGGCGTTGGGGTAGATGTACTGCGGCCCTGGGGTGGGGAAGGCCACCACCGGGATACCCATTCCGGCCGCCTGTTCGCTGGCAGTGCCGGCGGTGCCAATAGCCACATATCCCACGTGCAGAATAGCCGAAAAGCCCCCCCGCAAGAGCCAGACCTGCTGACCGTTGTGTTGGGCGATGGCGGTTTGCTCATCCTGGATGGCCAGGGCCCAGCCCTCGGCCAGCGGTACGTTGGTAAAGTCGCCGGCCCAGGCCACCAGGGGTTGCAGCTCAGGTAGCAGCGCAGCAGTTTGCAGCATGAGGGGCAGGCTGAAGCGCACATCGGCCCGGGTGCCGGGCAAGAGCACCAGCACCTTGCGCCCGTCCAGCAGCCCGTTCAAATCGCGCTCAGGAGGGCCCAGGGTGTCCATAGCCATACTGCCCACAAAACGGGCCTTATGCATGCCAAGCTGCTGGGCCCGCTGCTCACTGAGCTTGTCCCGCACATATACGGCCCGTACAAAGCGGTGCATCCAGCGCTCGTAGAACATATAGTCTTCGGCGGCGAACTGGTTGGGCTGGCGCAACCGCTCCCACACACTTCGTCCTGCCCAGTAATGGTGCGAAATTTGAGGCTGAAGGTGAAAAAGGGGCAGCCGCCCCCAGTCCGAGGCCAGCACCCCCACGGCCAGCGCGTAGGCATCGCCTACCACCGCAACAGCCCGCACCTCGCGGCGGGCAAGCTGGGCTGCGCGGATTTGCAGGACGATTTCTTGCAAAAAACCCGCCTGCAGGTCGGCCAGCAGGTTTTCCAGGCTGTTGAAGGGAAAGCCCCCGGAGGGCATCTGTTTGCGTGGCCCCAGGATGCGTTCAACGCGGCCTTCGTAGCGCCGGCCCGGGCCTACCAGGGGCAGCGCAACCAGTCGCAGGCCCTCCAGGTGCTGGCAGAGGGTGGCCCCAATCAGGTCTTCGGCGTTGCCGCCCGAGATGATAAGTACGTCGGTCATGGTGTTTTGGAAGGGGGGCTGGTGAACCCCTGCTCGAGAAAGTGTTGATCAAAAGCGAAAGCCTGGCGGATGTTTTGTTCTCGCATCCACAAAAAGCTCACCCAGTCTACCAGGCTTACCTCTCGACGCCCGGCGCTAAGCAAGGCAGCCAACGCCTGCTGATGCAGGGCCAGGCTCACAGGGTATAAGGCTATCACGCCCATTAACGCCTCGAGCGCGCGCACGGCTTCTATCCCCAGCCGGCGCTGTACCAGGGCAGTGATTTCTACCCCCACATAGGTGTGCGTGCAAAGGGGCTCACCTTCTTCCAGGAGCATCTCCCAGCGTTCTTTGGCTTCTAGATGGTTTTGGTCGTCCCGATCTAGAAGGGCATACAGGGCCGAGGTGTCAACGAGGGTCAAAGGCCTCCTCCAGGTAGCGGTCGTGGTTTTTGCTCACATCCTGCAGGCCCGAAGCAAAGCGCCCCACCACGCCCAGGGCCTGTTCTTTGCGCCAGCGGTAGGCTTGTTGTTTTTCTTCCAACATTCGATCTACGGCCCTGCGCACGGCCTCCGCAACGGAGATACCCTCGCGCTGAGCCATTTCCCGCAGTTGTTGCCACTGTGCTTCCCCGAGCTGTACCTGAGTACGAACCATGCTTAAATGATAACATCAGACGCTACAATGATGGCATTCGCCCGCTAGAGCCGCCGGTAGTGCAATCGGCGCTGTCCCTGTAGACTGGAGCCGACACCCCCCAGGTTTTCCTGGTGGGCTTCGATGATTTGTTATGAACCTTACCGAGCCCTCTGTTCTGAACCGCTACCTGCCCGGCCTGCCCCAGGTGGCCCGCGCGCTGATCTTCGCCCAGCACCCAGGCCCCCGGGTGCTGCTCTGCCCCGAGGAGCGGCTGGGTTTGTATTCCGACCTGGGCGCGCTGGGGGTCTCGGCCTATGTGAACCCTGGTTTGGAAGCCATCGGCGAGGCCGGGGTGGTGGTGATGAGCTACCGCGCGGCTCTCGAGGGCTTTCCCTCCCAGCCCGAAGACTGGCGGCTGGTGCTCGAGGTGGGCCGGCGCTACCTGCGCGACGAGCTGCTGGAGCGCCTTTTGCGCATGGGATACCTGCGCGAAGAGGACTACCGCGTACAGGGGGACGTCCTCGAGCTGGGCGGGGTGCGCCTCGAGTTTTTTGGTGACGAGCTCGAGGTGCTGAAGGTAGACGGCCAGCCCCGCCAGCGCCACGTCCTCACGGCCCGTGCGGGCAAGGCCGAAGCCTGGGACTCCCACAAGATTCTGCACTTCCCCGGCCCGGTCTTCCTCGACACCCCGGCCCTGGCCCCGGAGGCACTGTGGCCTTTGCTGGCCGGGCGGGATCGGGTGGCCTTTGGCCTGGGGGGGCCCGAACTGCCCACCTTGTCCCTGGACTACAAGCCCCTGCCCCCCTACCGGGCCCGCATCTCCCAGTTTGTCGAGGATGTGCATAACTGGGTGGGGGCGGGCTGGTCGGTGGTGTTCTTTTATCGCCACGCCAAAAGCCGAAACTACCTGCTCTCCAAGCTTCAGGCCCGCTACCCCGACCTGGCCGTGGTTTCCACCCCCACCCTGGGCCCCCGTCCCGGCAGCCTCAACCTGGTACCGGCCTCCTTCGAAGGGGCTTTCCTCGAGCCCGAGCGCCGCACCGTCTACCTGAGCGAGGCCCACCTGTACGCCTTCGGCGGGGCCGAGGTGCTGCGTAACCGCAAGCTGCTCTCCGGCGAGGAAACCGACCCCGGCGCCCTGGCCGTGGGCGACTACCTGATCCACCCCGAGCACGGCATCGGCCAGTACCTGGGCCTGGAGACCCGCGAGGTGCTGGGGGCCCAGCGCGACTACCTGGTGCTGCGCTATGCGGGCGAGGCCCGGATGTACCTGCCGGTCGAGCTGCTCCCGCTCCTGAAGCGCCACCCTGGCACCACCGACGACCCCCCGGCGCTTTCCTCGCTGGGCAAGGGCGAGTGGAAGCGGAGCCGCGAAAAAGCCGCCAAAGATGCGGAAGAACTGGCCCAGCGTATGCTGGTGCTGCACGCCAGGCGCGAGGCCACGCCGGGACGGGCTTTTGGGCCGCTGCCGGACTGGGATGTTCTTATTGAGCAAAACTTCCCCTTCGAACTCACCCCCGACCAGCAGAAGGCCCTCGAGGAGGCCCTGCGCGACCTCGAGGCCCCCCGGCCCATGGAACGCCTGATCTCGGGTGACGTGGGCTTTGGCAAGACCGAGGTGGCCCTGCGGGCGGCCTTCCGGGTGGTGGGGCATGGGGCCCAGGTGGCGGTGCTGGTGCCCACCACCCTCCTGGCCGAGCAGCACAAGGAGACCTTTCAGAAGCGCCTGGCGGGCCTGCCGGTGCGGGTGGCGGCGCTCTCGCGCTTCACTTCCGAGCGCGAGGCCCGCGAGGTACTGCGGGGCCTCGAGCAGGGCACGGTAGACATCGTGATCGGCACCCACCGGCTGCTCTCGCCCGACGTGCGCTTCAAAGACCTGGGCCTACTGGTAGTGGACGAGGAGCACCGCTTTGGGGTGGGCCAGAAGGAGCGCATCCGCGAACTCAAAGAGGCCGTGGACACCCTCTACCTCTCGGCCACCCCCATCCCCCGCAGCCTCTACAGCGCCCTGGTGGGCCTGCGCGACCTCAGCAGCATCCAGACCCCGCCCCCCGGCCGCAAGCCCATCCGCACCCTGCTGGCCCCCTACGACCCGGCCCTGGTGCGGCAAGGCATTATGGACGAGCTCGAGCGCGGTGGCAAAGCCTTCTACGTGCACGACCGGGTCGCCACCATCCTGGCCCGGCGTAGCTACCTGGAAGCCCTGGTGCCCGAGGCCCGCTTCGGGGTGGTGCATGGGCAGATGCACGAGTCCGAGGTGGAGGAGACCATGCTGGCCTTTGCCGAGGGGGCCTTCGATGTACTTCTAGCCACCACCATCATTGAGTCCGGCCTCGACATCCCCGAGGCCAACACCATCCTGGTTGAGCGGGCCGATAAGCTGGGCCTGGCCGCGCTCTACCAGCTCCGGGGCCGGGTGGGGCGGCGCGACCAGGAGGCCTGGGCCTACCTCTTCCACCCCCTGCGCCTCACCGAAGGGGCCGAACGCCGCCTGGCCGCCATTGCCGACCTCTCCGACCTGGGCTCCGGCCACCTGCTGGCCGAAAAGGATATGGAAATCCGCGGGGTGGGCAACCTGCTGGGCCCCGAGCAGCACGGCCACATCCGCGCGGTGAGCCTGGAAATCTACACCGAGCTGCTCTCCGAGGCCATCCGCAAGCTAAAGGGCGAACAGACCGAACCCGAGCGCCACGTGACCCTCGACCTACAGCTCTCGGCCCGGCTCTCCCCGGAGTACATCCAGAGCCCCGCCGCCCGCAGCCGCTACTATGGCCGCCTGGCCGAGTGCAAAAACCTGGCCCAGCTCGCCCGCCTGGTCAAAGAACTCAAGGAGCGCTACGGCCCGGCTCCCCA of Meiothermus sp. contains these proteins:
- a CDS encoding type II toxin-antitoxin system VapC family toxin; this translates as MTLVDTSALYALLDRDDQNHLEAKERWEMLLEEGEPLCTHTYVGVEITALVQRRLGIEAVRALEALMGVIALYPVSLALHQQALAALLSAGRREVSLVDWVSFLWMREQNIRQAFAFDQHFLEQGFTSPPSKTP
- a CDS encoding lipid-A-disaccharide synthase-related protein, whose protein sequence is MTDVLIISGGNAEDLIGATLCQHLEGLRLVALPLVGPGRRYEGRVERILGPRKQMPSGGFPFNSLENLLADLQAGFLQEIVLQIRAAQLARREVRAVAVVGDAYALAVGVLASDWGRLPLFHLQPQISHHYWAGRSVWERLRQPNQFAAEDYMFYERWMHRFVRAVYVRDKLSEQRAQQLGMHKARFVGSMAMDTLGPPERDLNGLLDGRKVLVLLPGTRADVRFSLPLMLQTAALLPELQPLVAWAGDFTNVPLAEGWALAIQDEQTAIAQHNGQQVWLLRGGFSAILHVGYVAIGTAGTASEQAAGMGIPVVAFPTPGPQYIYPNALRQSRLLGKAMRLVEAKPETIAEAVRLFLLNPEAREEARREGFERNGPQGAIPKIAAEIQAIL
- a CDS encoding glycosyltransferase — its product is MNEKVLALVVTHNRKHLLAECLDLLAAQDRPPDHVLVVDNASTDGTPALLAEREVEHLRLERNTGAAGGFHFGLAEARRRDFDWVWLLDDDAHPRPDSLQKLLEGLERARGIGPEPNLVLSRLLWVDGRVHPMGIPWPDLRRPALMLKAHSQGLMPVRFGTYASMLVNLRAAQTHPLPTAAYFLYNDDLEYSGRLLRRGVGYLVRDSLVVHKTRNPYSSAINASDEVFYLEARNRAWLVRSDAFGPLGKTYWLLNSLGVFAVRLLKKGPQGIKPIWKGWLEGFRTSPESNNQL
- the mfd gene encoding transcription-repair coupling factor codes for the protein MNLTEPSVLNRYLPGLPQVARALIFAQHPGPRVLLCPEERLGLYSDLGALGVSAYVNPGLEAIGEAGVVVMSYRAALEGFPSQPEDWRLVLEVGRRYLRDELLERLLRMGYLREEDYRVQGDVLELGGVRLEFFGDELEVLKVDGQPRQRHVLTARAGKAEAWDSHKILHFPGPVFLDTPALAPEALWPLLAGRDRVAFGLGGPELPTLSLDYKPLPPYRARISQFVEDVHNWVGAGWSVVFFYRHAKSRNYLLSKLQARYPDLAVVSTPTLGPRPGSLNLVPASFEGAFLEPERRTVYLSEAHLYAFGGAEVLRNRKLLSGEETDPGALAVGDYLIHPEHGIGQYLGLETREVLGAQRDYLVLRYAGEARMYLPVELLPLLKRHPGTTDDPPALSSLGKGEWKRSREKAAKDAEELAQRMLVLHARREATPGRAFGPLPDWDVLIEQNFPFELTPDQQKALEEALRDLEAPRPMERLISGDVGFGKTEVALRAAFRVVGHGAQVAVLVPTTLLAEQHKETFQKRLAGLPVRVAALSRFTSEREAREVLRGLEQGTVDIVIGTHRLLSPDVRFKDLGLLVVDEEHRFGVGQKERIRELKEAVDTLYLSATPIPRSLYSALVGLRDLSSIQTPPPGRKPIRTLLAPYDPALVRQGIMDELERGGKAFYVHDRVATILARRSYLEALVPEARFGVVHGQMHESEVEETMLAFAEGAFDVLLATTIIESGLDIPEANTILVERADKLGLAALYQLRGRVGRRDQEAWAYLFHPLRLTEGAERRLAAIADLSDLGSGHLLAEKDMEIRGVGNLLGPEQHGHIRAVSLEIYTELLSEAIRKLKGEQTEPERHVTLDLQLSARLSPEYIQSPAARSRYYGRLAECKNLAQLARLVKELKERYGPAPQEVENFLALTRLRLLAEGRGVVSITEDMLHLQIAFQTSALDYDAKALRALPFRVEPTQYPPGFRIPKKGLRPEEYVQALSEVLYLVG
- a CDS encoding ribbon-helix-helix protein, CopG family — its product is MVRTQVQLGEAQWQQLREMAQREGISVAEAVRRAVDRMLEEKQQAYRWRKEQALGVVGRFASGLQDVSKNHDRYLEEAFDPR